Genomic segment of Citrus sinensis cultivar Valencia sweet orange chromosome 7, DVS_A1.0, whole genome shotgun sequence:
aaactttgatttttcttagaataatgaaaaaaatttatatatacctCTCAAAATTGAATGGTTGATcgaatttaatattgaaatgATCCGAATTTTGAATAGTActaaacatattattaatatcagTAAAATCCACTTTACTAGGATTTGCTTGAAAGTGCGATGTATGTGGCACTACATTTTGATTGTTCGCATTAATCTGgttccaaaaaataataccaaaattagtgtcaattgaaaattttaagagaaGGAAGAAcagaaaatagaattttatattttgagtttgaGCTGCAAACCCAGTTGTGCCCATGTGTTTCTGTTGGATAGCTTTGATGAAATCCCTGCATTGGTGCGTCAAGCCCCTGCAAATTAATGCAATCAATTGAAAAAGCTCGCAATTAGAGgctgtataattttattttattttattttatttttttgcttggggggggggggggggggggggggcgggggGGTTACATACCACAGAGGAGAAATTGAACTGCTGATTTGGAACCCCAAGTGATGAGATTTGATCCCCCATTAGGGGCTGATGCTATAACAATTTTCTCAAACCatgaaaatagataaattaacaAGGCATAATCTTacgagaaaaaagaaaaacctcatatttttcaattacatGTGTAAGCGGATGACAAATGTAATTAAGTAAGAGATTAATAATTAGCTTATTAATTATCACCTGGACTGAGCTTGAGTAAGTCGGTGGAAATTGCAAATTCCCTGCAGCTGCTACTCTCCTAGAGTGAGCAAGTAGTTCTTGAAATGAGCACTCGGGAAAACTTGATGAACTGCAACAAAAATGCATCAATGGAGGGGTTTTAACTTGGGACTTTTTTCAAAACTTGCACTAATTTCCTGTTATGTTGTCGTttgacccaaaaaaatattaatatgtcAAGTCACACATGCAAGACTAAATAGAGTATGCAAATGCAATTACGTAAGGGGATTCAAACACAAGACCCGATTATCAgattaataaattctaatacGTACCAcgaaattgattatttttaaaagggGTTTGTAACCCTGATGATAATACCTGAACGGATCGCTTATCAAATGATCATGCTGCATTTGAAGTGAACCAGAATTAGGGTTTTTTGATTGCCTCTCCTTTGTCAAATGATCATCTTGTTTTGCCTTATCCTTCTTCTGCTAATCATATCCAACTCTTacgtatatattaattatttcaagtaACAACAACAAACACAAAATATTGGAaagccttttcttttttttttccctccaaatcatttttctatatatctaattaattaagataatataaattgaatataCCTGATTTCtcttcttgtattttcttaacGGACTTTTAATCAACTCATTctgcaaaaagaaataaagaaactaaTAAATAGCCACcgatgaaataaaaaaaattaatttaaaagaaaaaaaaaactcactttTTTATTCTGAACTTGCTGCAAAGCTTGTTTCAGGTTTCTCTCCAACAAAATAATGTTAGATGATGAAAGATCGTCTTTTGGGTCGGGCTCATAAAACCTTTCAAAGGTTccaagaaatatgaaaaaatgaaaacaacaatggattcaaaaaataaattatcattttctttttggtgatAATATACACTTAATTACCGGAGCTGGTCCTCTACAATCTCTGTCTCTACCGACGTCCTAGTAATTCTTCGTTCAAGATCctaatgaaaaatcaaaattaaagtaaaaaaaaatgattaattttacagtaattaacattaaaccaaataattaataaagattaaaagcTGAAGTACTCACTCTAATTCTGTGTTGTGCAAGTGTAGGTTAATTGAAATTGAACCCGAAATGGAGACAACATAAAAGTTGCGATTATAAGGCatcagaacaaaaaaaaaaaaaaaaaaagagaatcaaATTAGAATCGATTGAGGAAAATATATATGGTCAATAAATTCCATATACTGATACATGTTAattgagataaaatatttgtgaATTTGTTAATGGATCCACGTCGACCAATGAAACAGTGATGGCTGTGAACGTGATAGACTCGCAAATGTCACCATGCATGCATGCCTAAAACGACAACGGTCAAAACTAAAAACGcatgagaaagaaagaaagagagagagagagaaaacaaactGATTTTTTAGGTTACGCAACTCGTTTTCATCACCCATGACGCGATCAAGCTGCTTCAGCCTCTCTGATGTTTGGCAATTGCAATGTACATGTTTCTATGGCACCAACAATTGAAGATTACGAAAAATTAgtgtataataaaatttctttaatcaattaatccatatatatatatatatatacaaaataaagaataaaaactaTATATTAAGATGTACCTTACATATATTTGCTTCACAATGAACCTTACAATTGTTCACTTCACTGTTTTAATAAGCGATTGACCATTCATTattcaaaagaagaaaaactttgagcaaattaatcaaagaaaaaataaaacaaaaattttatttataaaatgtgtACTTACTGAAATTTTTTCTCAGGTGAAAGATTGAGGTAACGTTGAATCAGATCTTCAATTCTGTGGATCAAAGGgagaaaaattacttaaatgataaaatatatatatataacatctaataatttcacaaaagATTTTTTATGAAGAACCTTAGACCAAGCTTAGAGATGAACATGATTAATACTAAAGATTAACATAcgataaagaaaaatttttacttgaaCCTTTTCATACTGCAAAATTTAGTTGAACGACCGCGTTTAGTAGGTGAAAAAGTGATAAGAACGAGATCGATTccacaagcaacagaaatttcTCTTGCTTTCTTgatcaaacttttttttctcttagcATATGTCACTTGACGTGCTTTGGCATCTGCAATTTTCTTAATCTCGATTTTCTTACCCATTGTGTAATTGTAATCGGAGAGAAGAAAAGCTgaagaagagaaagcaaaaaatgtttgatttgCCTGGTGGGCTTTTGAGTCACATGCGTTAGTACATTGCCACCTTTGATGGGGTTAAGTTTGTGtgcacacaaagaaaattgtaaCAATAACAGACTAATCAAAAGAAGCCACGACCACCAACTAGAGCCAATCAactttttattgattaattttactGATTCTATATTGTTGTAGGCGCTGCTGGATACAAAGGAAACTAACTCGGTGTACGTGGCCGTATTTGGTTTGTTGTAAATTAATTGAGCAGATTCTTTGAATTAACTGCTAGATCAGAGTCAACTCTATCTCCTCGCTATTCGTGTTATGCCTCAAATTGTTGTACATTTGACCTGACGTTGACTTGCAGTCTGAGGGTACAATTTTCATAGAGCAAGGACGTTTGGGTTAAGAGGTTTACAAGTACACTTGATGAGCCAATTCAAAAATCTAATGGTTATGGTTCATTTCACTAATTACAAAagtgaagatttttttttttgtgggaaaattcttttattaattctttattgagcttttataatttgtagaaaaaaaaattgtcattatCATAGTTATGcatacatataaatataaaaaaaaaaattattgtcgTGTTTGTATACACGTAAATCCTAATTCTCTTTTACTAAATAACGACAAAAATAtacttttaatgattttctaatcttacttttttatttgtcgTACTTTGATTAattcataaaagaaattatttgtcGTTTATATATAAAGCATCATcgattcattattaattacaataatgacaaaatatatctttATGAATGAGTAGTTTTAATAATGACAACGTAGATAACTTATTTTCAGTATTATAATTAACCAACTCTTATAAAACTGTTTAAAGGTATCTCCTTGAACATAAATATCTtctacaatttattaaaattttcaatttaattatttcttaattaatttttttcccctcataGTATGTATTCCTTGACAAATCACTTTAGTGTGATTAATGAATTTCCTTACCCATAGTGTAATTTTGTAacgagaaagaagaaaaactaaaaaggagaaagaaaaaaaaaatgattcaatTTGCTCTAGCATATAGATCAAGTCATCAAAATTAGATCGTCCTATACAAAGGATGTCAAATATAAGAGTCATAAATAGAGTGCTTTGCTGCCTGTAAAGGGGCTAAGTTCGTGTGCTTCTcgaaagtaaataataatatttacgaTTCCTTAAATTGGTTAATGAACAGAGGACACGACAATCCATTCGTGAGCTAATCAACTTTCTATtggttgatttgttttcctttttttggaCTGCCTATTATTGGTGATGGTTCATTGATTCTGCACACGTATATGATCAATCAAAATTAgtacaagttttatattatacgTGGCAGCATTTGGTCAGTTTGTAAATCAGGAATACAGTTATGCCTTTGCCACGTCACATAACCCCTAGACTAATCGCCGCCGTCCGATTAATGTCATCGTCAAACCAACCCAATGCAGCACAAACTCGTGTTTGCATTCTCCCGCCAAAACGAACAGATTCGAGATCCAAATAACCAATTCAAAGCTCTCTCGATCAGTATCACGCGCCATCCAAGACCCGCGTCAGTACGCTCTCCGAGTTCCTATAGATATCCACCATATTTCGCTCCCGTCGTATCACTCTTATTTTTGAACTTCACTCAGAATTGCTCAAAAGCGTTAAGCTCTCTGAAATGGCCACTCTCTCCACTTCTCTTCGATTCCTTACCATCCTCGCGATCTATCTTCTCATTATAACCAAATCGGCAGCCCTCACCGACGTCGAAACACTCTTTACCACCACTCCTCCACCACAACAAACACCTCCACCGCCGTCGGACCTCAACGACCAGTCCTCCTTCTTCTCACACACGGCTATGCTCGCGCCGATCCTCTCACACCTCGGCTTTAACGAGCTCGCAACCGGTGCTCCATCTCTGTCCAACGACGCCGTCGCGACCAGCTGGTCCGGTCCGTCAACTCTCTTCGCTCCCTCCGATTCCTCTCTCCACACGTGCTTCTCGTGCTCCGTTCCTTCGCTCCTCCGCGAACATCTCGTTCCCGGCCTCTTCACCATCGACTACCTCCGCAAGCTTGCTTTCGGTACCAAAATCGAATCGCTAAGCCCCGGCCGTTGCATCACCATAACTTCCTCCAAGAGCGAAAACGACACCGTCTCGAAAGTCTTCATCGGCGGCGTCGAGATCACTCATCCGGATCTCTTCAACAATGGAATCATCATCATTCACGGAATCCAGGGCTACATCTCGCCTCTCTCTCCGTTATCTTGCGACGTCGAGCGGATGACGTCGTTGTCCTTCCCTTTCCAGCCGTCCGATCGCGGTCATCACCATCAGCAGATCCAAACTCAGCAGCCGATCATGCGCTTGATGCTCCGTGACGCCATGCTTCGTCTCCGAAACAATGGCTACAGCATCCTCTCGCTGGCGATGAAAGTGAAGTATCAAGAGCTCATCAACCTCGCGAACATGACCGTTTTCGCTCTCGATGACGTGTCAATCTTCTCCGGTTCGTACACTTACATAAGCAATGTTCGGTTTCATATAATACCGAATCGTTACTTGACGATCGGCGACCTCGAGAGGCTTCCGGTTGGGACGACGTTGCCGACGCTTGCGAGAGGACAGTCGCTAACGGTAACGACTGCCGGAGGAGCTTCCGTGACGGCGCCGTTAAGGATCAACTACGTGAGAGTTAAGGTCCCTGACGTTATGAAGAACTTGAAGATTGTTGTTCACGGAATTTACTTGCCGTTTCCTCACTTGCATCCTGCTACTGTGTTTGATGGTGTGATTGGAGTTTCTGGTAATGCTGATGGTGGATCAGACGGTGGAGATCCTTCGATTGAAGGGGAATGCTCTGTGATGGATGAGCATGGAATCGGTTCTTGTGGTGGTACGGTTACTGGACCCGCTACTACGGTCGCGTCTGGGGCCAAGTTCAGCAAACCAACGGTGGAGATTGAAGATCATCATATGCTGTGATGATCAGTGACAACTAGTCACACGCTGATgcgttattttttttcactttgtaTGTTTGTTGTTGTTAGTTAGTGACGAGGGTAGTCAACTCTTGACTTGCTGGTACGGAATACGGATTATGCAATGGTTTGTTGGAAATGAATAAAACTCGATTCCTTTTTTCTGATTCATACTATTCAGCTTATTTCACTGATTCGCTCTACTTCAGCAATGAAGAGAAGTAATACATTCCAAGTTTAGTTTGTTTattgattcaattttaaacctaatgtaatatgatattttaaataaaataataataataataatacaaagtAACAAATTTCCAGTTCACTAATTTCTGCTCATGCAGCCCATGATCGACGACGGCAAAGGCCCAATTCTCTCAATTCCCTCAGCAAATACAACTCCCATGCCCAGGTAAAAATGGGCCTCGATGTGGCAACGAAAAGCCCAAGATCCCGGGTTATCGGCCTGAAACAGCAATACGGTCCACCCAAAACGAACTAAGGATGAACCATAATCGGAGCCACAAAAAACACTTGTTTGTATCATTATCGATATCAAATTTGCCTTCTCCATAGCCCAACGCCCAAAAATCATGCCCATGTAGACGCCAAGGATGCGTCTCACTTTCATTAACAAACAATTCGCATTCTGTAGAATATTGTCCACTGTTGCATTGAAATTCAGCTTGTAAATTCCATTACCTATGATGGCATTTGGGTTTTTTACAACATTAAAGATGTCGCAGTTTTCGAAATCATATCCTTCTGGAGGTGGGGTTTGGTCAAAAGCATTcgttatattttctttcagtGCAATAAGATCAGGGATGTGAGGAAACTTTTG
This window contains:
- the LOC102623468 gene encoding fasciclin-like arabinogalactan protein 21: MATLSTSLRFLTILAIYLLIITKSAALTDVETLFTTTPPPQQTPPPPSDLNDQSSFFSHTAMLAPILSHLGFNELATGAPSLSNDAVATSWSGPSTLFAPSDSSLHTCFSCSVPSLLREHLVPGLFTIDYLRKLAFGTKIESLSPGRCITITSSKSENDTVSKVFIGGVEITHPDLFNNGIIIIHGIQGYISPLSPLSCDVERMTSLSFPFQPSDRGHHHQQIQTQQPIMRLMLRDAMLRLRNNGYSILSLAMKVKYQELINLANMTVFALDDVSIFSGSYTYISNVRFHIIPNRYLTIGDLERLPVGTTLPTLARGQSLTVTTAGGASVTAPLRINYVRVKVPDVMKNLKIVVHGIYLPFPHLHPATVFDGVIGVSGNADGGSDGGDPSIEGECSVMDEHGIGSCGGTVTGPATTVASGAKFSKPTVEIEDHHML
- the LOC107176423 gene encoding uncharacterized protein LOC107176423, producing MGKKIEIKKIADAKARQVTYAKRKKSLIKKAREISVACGIDLDLERRITRTSVETEIVEDQLRFYEPDPKDDLSSSNIILLERNLKQALQQVQNKKNELIKSPLRKYKKRNQKKDKAKQDDHLTKERQSKNPNSGSLQMQHDHLISDPFSSSSFPECSFQELLAHSRRVAAAGNLQFPPTYSSSVQHQPLMGDQISSLGVPNQQFNFSSVGLDAPMQGFHQSYPTETHGHNWINANNQNVVPHTSHFQANPSKVDFTDINNMFSTIQNSDHFNIKFDQPFNFERVPNTIAAITIDGNNNNSEHLNFTNAVTGDCSNNGSVVDNNNNNNNGSSIENNGSSDADPIAQIPPTIVCDKPLDFLLFS